CCCGTAGTGGAACAGCGCGGCACCCTGCATCACGGTGTTGTCGAGGTCGAAGAACGCGGCGGCCTTCTCGTCGCCGCGCACGGGAAACTCCGGCTCCTCGCCGACGGGAGGGACGGACGTGTCCTGTGTCTTGCGCGCGGCCTCCGCCGCGGCCTCGCCTGCCAACACGCTTCGCGCCGTGGCGGAGCGCCTACGGGGAGTGAGCCATCCGAGAGCGGCCATGCCGTGAGCATAGCCATTCTGTTCGGAGGTTCCGGAGTCGAGAGGTTGGAACGCCGTGAACTCTGCGCGACCGTGCCGTTAAACAACCCGCCCGGCGCGGCGCGAGAATGGCGGACATGAGCCCGATTTTCCGCCGCAAGCAGCCCGTGGTTCCACGGGAACGCCTCGTCACCCTGATCCGCAAGCCCGGCTGCCATCTGTGTGACGACGCGCAGCTGGTGATCGAAAAGGTCTGTGCCGACCTCGGTGTGTCGTGGGAGCAGAAGGACATCACCCAGGACAAGGAACTCCACGACACGTACTGGGAACAGATTCCCGTCGTTCTGGTGGACGGTGAGCAGCACACGTTCTGGCGGGTGGACGAGGGCCGTCTCCGCAAGGCGCTCACGGGGTAACCGGGCGCTCAGCCTGGCTTAGGATCGAGGCGACCTGGTCTCGGGGGCGGGAACTTTTCAGGAGAGTGTTCGATCGTGGCCCCCCTGTCGCCACCTGCGCCGCTACCTCGCGGAGGGCGCGTGACCCCGGTCACGTTGGCCGGACAAATCGGACACCATCTTTGTGCACGCGTTCACAAAGACATAGCCTGCATTCGACGGGGCGGTCCGGGGACGTATGACCGCCCGAAGCCCCGCTCTACCCGCAGGAGCACCGTGGCAACTGGCCGAACTCACCGACCGGCGACCCGTAGCCGAGGGATTCCCGAGGCCACCGTCGCCCGTCTTCCGCTGTACCTCCGAGCCCTGACGGCGCTGTCGGAGCGCTCCGTACCCACGGTCTCGTCCGAGGAACTGGCGGCCGCGGCCGGGGTCAACTCGGCGAAGCTCCGCAAGGACTTCTCCTACCTCGGCTCCTACGGCACCCGGGGTGTCGGGTACGACGTCGAGTATCTCGTCTACCAGATCTCCCGTGAACTGGGCCTCACGCAGGACTGGCCGGTCGTGATCGTCGGTATCGGCAACCTCGGCGCCGCCCTCGCCAACTACGGCGGGTTCGCCTCCCGCGGCTTCCGGGTAGCAGCGCTCATCGACGCCGACCCCGCGCTCACCGGCCGTGCGGTCGCCGGGATCCCGGTGCAGCACACCGACGACCTGGAGAAGATCATCCAGGACAACGGCGTGTCGATCGGCGTGATCGCGACCCCCGCGGGCGCCGCCCAGCAGGTGTGCGACCGACTGGTCGCCGCCGGCGTCACCTCCATCCTGAACTTCGCTCCGACCGTGCTGTCGGTGCCGGACGGCGTCGACGTGCGCAAGGTCGACCTCTCCATCGAGCTGCAGATCCTCGCCTTCCACGAGCAGCGCAAGGCCGGCGAGGAGGCCGCGTCCCCCGACGGCGGCGTCCCGGCCGCCGTCGCGCGCAAGGAGTCCGCCGACAAGGGACCCGACGGGGACGTACCCGCCGTGATGCCGGCATGAGTCTGCTCGTCGTCGGACTGAGTCACCGCAGCGCCCCGGTCAGCGTGCTGGAGCGGGCCGCGCTGAACGCGGACGCCCAGGTCAAGCTGGTCCAGGACACCGTCGCCGCCGAACCGGCCGCCGAGGCCGCGGTGCTCGCCACCTGCAACCGCATCGAGCTGTACGCCGACGTGGACAAGTTCCACGCCGGTGTCGCCGAGCTGTCCACGCTGCTGGCCCAGCACAGCGGGGTCGGCCTGGAGGAACTCACGCCGTACCTGTACGTGCACTACGAGGACCGGGCCGTCCACCACATGTTCTCGGTGGCCTGCGGGCTCGACTCGATGGTCGTCGGCGAGGGGCAGATCCTCGGCCAGATAAAGGACTCGCTGGCCCGCGCGCAGGACCTGCACACCGCCGGGCGGCTGCTGAACGACCTGTTCCAGCAGGCGCTGCGGGTCGGCAAGCGGGCCCACACCGAGACCGGCATCGACCGGGCCGGGCAGTCCCTGGTCACCTTCGGCCTGGAGCAGCTGGCCTCGGGCGGGGACGTGGAGAAGTGGGCGCGGGGCAAGAAGGCGCTGGTCATCGGCGCCGGATCGATGTCGTCGCTGGCCGCCGCGACGCTGGCGCGCGCCGGTGTCGACGAGGTCGTCATCGCCAACCGCACCTTCGACCGCGCCGAGCGCCTCGCGCAGATCCTGAACCAGGCCGACGACGCGGACGTGGTGGCCCGGGCGGTACCGATGGACTCGGTACGGGCCGAGCTGACACGTGCCGACATCGCCGTCTCCTGCACCGGCGCCACCGGCCTGGTCCTGCACGCGGAGGAGATCGCGGGCGCGGTCGAGGGCCGCACCGGCCGCCCCGCGCGGGTCGAGAAGACCGCCGAGGACGCGCGTACGGCGCCGAAGACGGACGTCCGGCAGACGCCGCTGCCGCCCACCCCGGTGGGCGCCGACGACAACTGCCCGCTGGACCTGACCGCTCCCGGCTTCTCCGTGATGGGCGAGGCCGCCGTGGCCGGCATGGACGCGGCGACGCTGGAGCAGCACGCCGCGTGGGCCGCCGGCAGCGCGGTCGAGCGGCGGGAGGCGGAGCGCCGGACGCCCGAGGTGACGCCCGAGCTGATCACCGCGCTCGCCGCGACCGTGGCCACCACCGGCCGGATCCCCGAGCGCCGCAAGCCCGAGCCGGTCGCCGAGGCCCAGCGGCCCGAGCCGGTCCTCTACCTGCTCGACCTGGCGATGCCGCGCGACATCGACGCGGCCGTGCACCGGCTCGCCGGGGTGCGGCTGGTGGACATCGAGTCGCTGGCCGAGGCCTCCGCGGACGCACCGATGGCGGCCGACGTCGACCAGGTGCGCCATATCGTCTCCGACGAGGTGGCGGCGTTCGGGGCCGCTCTGCGGGCCGCGCACATCACGCCGACCGTGGTCGCGCTGCGGACGATGGCCGCCGACGTCGTGGCGGGCGAGATCGCCCGGCTGGACGGGCGGCTGCCCGGCCTGGACGACAAGCAGCGCGCCGAGATCCGCCAGGCCGTGCACCGGGTCGTCGACAAGCTGCTGCACGCGCCGACCGTACGGGTCAAGCAGCTCGCGGCCGAGCCCGGCGGCGCCGGGTACGCGGACGCGCTGCGAACCCTGTTCGACCTCGACGCCGAGACGGTGGCCTCCGTCTCCCGCGCCGAGGACAGCACCGAGAACACCGCACAGAACCGAGGGCCGGCATGACGGAGAAGGCACTGAGGCTGGGGACCAGGCGCAGCAAGCTCGCCATGGCCCAGTCCGGGCAGGTGGCGCAAGCCGTGAGCCAGGTGACCGGACGGCCTGTCGAGCTCGTCGAGATCACCACGTACGGCGATGTCTCCCGCGAGCACCTCGCGCAGATCGGCGGCACCGGTGTGTTCGTGACCGCGCTGCGCGACGCGCTGCTCCGGGGCGAGGTCGACTTCGCGGTGCACTCGCTGAAGGACCTGCCGACCACGCAGCCCGAGACGCTGACGCTGGCCGCGTTCCCGCTGCGCGAGGACCCCCGGGACGTGATCGTCGCGCGGGACGCGCTGAAGTTGACCGACCTGCCGCGCGGGGCCCGCATCGGCACCGGTTCGCCGCGCCGGATGGCGCAGCTGAACGCGTACGCCCGCACGCACGGGCTGGACATCGAGACGGTGCCGATCCGCGGCAACGTCGACACCCGGATCGGGTACGTCCACAAGGGCGAGCTCGACGCCGTCGTCCTGGCCGCCGCCGGACTGCACCGGATCGGCCGGATCGACGAAGTGACCGACTTCCTGTCGGTCGACACGGTTTTGCCCGCCCCCGGCCAGGGGGCCCTGGCGATCGAGTGCGCCGCGGACAACGCGGACCTCATCGCGGTGCTCGGCGAGCTCGACGACCCGTTCACACGGGCCGCCGTGACCGCCGAACGGTCACTGCTCGCCGCCCTGGAGGCCGGTTGCAGCGCCCCGGTGGGCGCACTCGCCGACCTTCCCCCACTCTCGGCTCCGCTCGAGCGGGGGGACCCCCGGGCCGACAGGCAGATTGTCAAGGAAATGCGCCTGCGGGGCGTCGTCGGCACGACCGACGGCACCCGGACGGTGCAGCTGTCCACCACCGGTCCCGTGCCCCAGACGCACGACCGGGCAGTGGCACTCGGCCGCGAACTCGCCGCCGAGATGCTCGCCCAGGGCGCGGCCGGTCTGATGGGGGAGCGAGCACATTGAGCCCCACCACCCTTCCCGCCGCCAGTCCGGAACACGGGCACGTCACCTTCCTGGGTGCCGGACCCGGGGATCCGGGACTGCTGACTCTGCGCGCCGTCGAGGCGCTGGCGCACGCGGACGTACTCGTCGCCGAGCACGAGGTGCTCGACGTGGTACGCACGCACGCCAGGCCGGGCGTCGCCGTCGTGAACACGGACCCGGGTCCTTCTTCGGACCTCGGTCCGGGCACAGGCACGCCTCAGCTGACGGTTGTTGACGGCACGTCAGCAACCGTTGGGGTCCCCGCAGTGAGGGATGCCGCACATCTTGTCATGGAGGCTGCGCGAGGCGGCAGGCGGGTCGTCCGTGCGGTGTCCGGGGACCCGGGGCTCGACGCGTACGCCGCCGAGGAGATGCTCGCCTGCGCCGCGGCGGGTGTTCCGTTCGAGGTGGTGCCCGGTGTCGCGGCCGCGGTCGGGGTGCCGGCGTACGCCGGTGTGCCGCTGCGGGACGCGCAGGGGGCCGACGTGCGGTTCGTGGACGCGCGGACGGCTTCCGACCGGTGCTGGACGGAGGTCGGGGCGTCGGACGGGACGGTCGTCGTGTCGACCACCCTCGACTCCGTGGCCGCGGCTGCCGGCGAGCTGGTGTCCGCGGGGCGCAAGCCCGATACGCCGATGACCGTGACGGTCGCGGGGACGACGACCCGGCAGCGGACGTGGACCGCGACGCTGGGGACCGTCGCGCAGACGCTGAAGCAGGCGAAGGTGCTGCCGTCGCCCGAGGGCGGGCGGCCCGTGATAGCCGTGGTCGGGGAGCGTTCCGCCGCCGCTCGGCGTGAGCAGTTGTCGTGGTTCGAGTCCAAGCCGCTGTTCGGCTGGAAGGTGCTCGTGCCGCGGACCAAGGAGCAGGCGGCTTCGCTTTCCGACCAGCTGCGGTCGTACGGGGCCGTGCCGCACGAGGTGCCGACGATCGCCGTCGAGCCGCCGCGGACGCCTCAGCAGATGGAGCGGGCGGTCAAGGGGCTGGTCACCGGGCGGTACGAGTGGATCGCCTTCACCTCGGTGAACGCCGTCAAGGCCGTGCGGGAGAAGTTCGAGGAGTACGGGCTGGACGCGCGGGCCTTCGCGGGGATCAAGGTGGCCGCGGTGGGGGAGCAGACGGCGAAGGCGCTGGTCGCCTTCGGCGTGAAGCCGGATCTGGTGCCGAGCGGGGAGCAGTCCGCGGCGGGGTTGCTGGAGGACTGGCCGCCGTACGACCCGGTGTTCGACCCGATCGACCGGGTGTTCCTGCCGCGGGCCGACATCGCCACGGAGACGCTGGTCGCCGGGCTGATCGAGCTCGGGTGGGAGGTGGACGACGTCACGGCCTACCGGACCGTGCGCGCGTCGCCGCCGCCCGCGGAGACCCGGGAGGCGATCAAGGGCGGTGGGTTCGACGCCGTGCTGTTCACGTCGTCGTCCACGGTGCGGAATCTGGTCGGTATCGCCGGCAAGCCGCACAACGTGACCGTGATCGCGTGTATCGGGCCCGCCACGGCGAAGACCGCCGAGGAGCATGGGCTGCGGGTGGACGTGATGGCTCCGGAGCCGTCCGTACACAAGCTGGCGGAGGCGCTGGCCGACTTCGGGATGAAGCGGCGGGCGGCGGCGCTGGAGGCCGGGGATCCGGTGACGCGGCCCAGCGAGCGGCGGCCGGGGGCTCGGCGTCGGCGCACGACGACGTAGGGCGGCGTAGAAGCGCGTAGGCGACGTGGCGGAGGCGTGCGCCGTCGTGGGTGTGTGCGGTAGTGGGTGTGCGTCGTGGGCGTGCGCCGTCGTGGGGGTGTGCGTCGTGGTGGGCGTGCGCCGTCGTGGGGGTGTGCGTCGTGGTGGGCGTGTGGCGTTGTGCCTGCGGCGGCCTGCTCGCGTTCGGTGGGGGTGCTGTGGCGCCTACGGTGCGTGTGTCGTCGGGGCCGCGCCGGGGGGTGTCCGTCCTCGGAACGGCGCGGAATCGGTCATCTGCGAAGGTGCCCGGGTTGACGCGCCAACCGCTGCGGGCGGGCACCCCCCGGCACGGCCCCTTCCCGCCGTGGGCGGGTGCGGGTTCCACCGGGTCGCGGTGCTCTTCGGGCCGACGTCGCGTCGGCAAAGGTGGTCGTGCGGCGGGCGTAGCGTAGACGGCATGACGACGTACGGTTCCTTCCCCGGTTCGCGGCCGCGGCGGCTGCGGACCTCCCCCGTCATGCGGCGCATGGTCGCCGAGACGCGGCTGCATCCCGCCGACTTCATCCTTCCCGCGTTCGTCCGGGAGGGCGTGAGCGAGCCGGTGCCGATCGCCGCCATGCCGGGGGTCGTGCAGCACACGCGCGACAGTCTGAAGAAGGCCGCTGCGGAGGCCGTGGCTGCCGGGATCTCCGGGATCATGCTGTTCGGGGTGCCCGAGGAGTCCAAGAAGGACGCGGTCGGGACTCCCGGGACCGATCCGGACGGCATTCTTCAGGTGGCCCTTCGCGATGTGCGGGCCGAGGTGGGGGACGAGCTGCTCGTCATGTCCGATCTGTGTCTCGACGAGACCACCGATCACGGGCATTGCGGTGTGCTCGACGAGTCCGGGCGGGTCGACAACGACGCGACCCTGGAGCGGTACGCCGAGATGGCGCAGGTCCAGGCCGACGCGGGGGCCCATGTGGTCGGGCCCAGCGGGATGATGGACGGGCAGGTCGGGGTCGTCCGGGACGCGCTTGACCAGATCGGGCGGGAGGACGTGGCCGTCCTGGCCTACACCGCCAAGTACGCGTCGGCGTTCTACGGGCCCTTCCGGGAGGCCGTCGGCTCGTCGCTGCGGGGCGACCGGAAGACGTATCAGCAGGATCCCGCCAACGCGCGGGAGTCGATGCGGGAGCTGGCCCTCGATCTGGAGGAAGGGGCCGACATGGTGATGGTGAAGCCTGCCGGGCCCTATCTGGACGTCCTGGCGCGTGTGGCGGACGCGGTGGACGTGCCCGTGGCCGCCTACCAGATCTCCGGCGAGTACTCGATGATCGAGGCCGCCGCCGAGAAGGGCTGGATCGACCGGGACCGGGCGATTGTGGAGACCCTGACCGGCATCAAGCGGGCCGGGGCGCAGAACATCCTCACCTACTGGGCCACCGAGGTCGCCCAGCGGCTGGGGAAGGGTCAGAGCCTGCTGTAGGTCTGGATGTCCTGCGTGAACTCCTCGATCAGGCGGGGTGTCAGCGTGGGCCGGGTGTCGGCGATGGCGGTCATGTAGTCCTCGGTGGTCGCCGGGCGGCCCTGGCGGTGCGTGACCTCACGTTCGAACGCGGCCTGCGCGCCCTTGCGGGCCGCGAACTCGATGTCGGCCGGGGTGAACAGCTCGCTGGCCGCGACCAGCCGGGCCAGGTCGATCGAGTCGGCGGTGGCCGTGAGGTAGCGGGTCCAGATCGCCGAGCGGGCCGTCGGGTCCGGCGGGCCGATGGGGATGACGTAGTCGAACCGGCCTGGCCGCAGGAACGCCGCGTCCAGGGAGCGGACCGAGTTGGTGGAGCACACCAGCAGACGCGCGTCCTGCTCACGGAAGACGGGGATCAGTTTGAGCAGCTCGTTGGTCACCCCGTGCCCCGGGTCGACCGCCTTTCCCGACCGTGCACCGGCGATCTCCTCCACCTCGTCGATGAAGAGCAGCACCGAGTCGAGCTCGGACAGTTCCGCGAAGGCCTCGCGCAGCGCCGCGGCCAGCCCTTCGCTGGTGTCGGCCGCCAGCCGGGACGGGAACAGCTCCACGAACGGCCAGCTCAGACGGGAGGCCACCGCTTTGGCGAAGCTGGTCTTCCCGGTGCCGGGCGGACCGAACAGGATGACCGCCTTGGGCGGGACGACGCCGTAGCGGTCGGCCAGCTCCGGCTCCTTCAGCGGGAGGACGACTCGACGCTCGACGACCTGCTTCTCACGGTTCATGCCGGCCATCGCGTCCCACAGGCCCTCCGGC
This region of Streptomyces chromofuscus genomic DNA includes:
- a CDS encoding glutaredoxin family protein translates to MADMSPIFRRKQPVVPRERLVTLIRKPGCHLCDDAQLVIEKVCADLGVSWEQKDITQDKELHDTYWEQIPVVLVDGEQHTFWRVDEGRLRKALTG
- a CDS encoding redox-sensing transcriptional repressor Rex produces the protein MATGRTHRPATRSRGIPEATVARLPLYLRALTALSERSVPTVSSEELAAAAGVNSAKLRKDFSYLGSYGTRGVGYDVEYLVYQISRELGLTQDWPVVIVGIGNLGAALANYGGFASRGFRVAALIDADPALTGRAVAGIPVQHTDDLEKIIQDNGVSIGVIATPAGAAQQVCDRLVAAGVTSILNFAPTVLSVPDGVDVRKVDLSIELQILAFHEQRKAGEEAASPDGGVPAAVARKESADKGPDGDVPAVMPA
- a CDS encoding glutamyl-tRNA reductase, whose translation is MSLLVVGLSHRSAPVSVLERAALNADAQVKLVQDTVAAEPAAEAAVLATCNRIELYADVDKFHAGVAELSTLLAQHSGVGLEELTPYLYVHYEDRAVHHMFSVACGLDSMVVGEGQILGQIKDSLARAQDLHTAGRLLNDLFQQALRVGKRAHTETGIDRAGQSLVTFGLEQLASGGDVEKWARGKKALVIGAGSMSSLAAATLARAGVDEVVIANRTFDRAERLAQILNQADDADVVARAVPMDSVRAELTRADIAVSCTGATGLVLHAEEIAGAVEGRTGRPARVEKTAEDARTAPKTDVRQTPLPPTPVGADDNCPLDLTAPGFSVMGEAAVAGMDAATLEQHAAWAAGSAVERREAERRTPEVTPELITALAATVATTGRIPERRKPEPVAEAQRPEPVLYLLDLAMPRDIDAAVHRLAGVRLVDIESLAEASADAPMAADVDQVRHIVSDEVAAFGAALRAAHITPTVVALRTMAADVVAGEIARLDGRLPGLDDKQRAEIRQAVHRVVDKLLHAPTVRVKQLAAEPGGAGYADALRTLFDLDAETVASVSRAEDSTENTAQNRGPA
- the hemC gene encoding hydroxymethylbilane synthase, with amino-acid sequence MTEKALRLGTRRSKLAMAQSGQVAQAVSQVTGRPVELVEITTYGDVSREHLAQIGGTGVFVTALRDALLRGEVDFAVHSLKDLPTTQPETLTLAAFPLREDPRDVIVARDALKLTDLPRGARIGTGSPRRMAQLNAYARTHGLDIETVPIRGNVDTRIGYVHKGELDAVVLAAAGLHRIGRIDEVTDFLSVDTVLPAPGQGALAIECAADNADLIAVLGELDDPFTRAAVTAERSLLAALEAGCSAPVGALADLPPLSAPLERGDPRADRQIVKEMRLRGVVGTTDGTRTVQLSTTGPVPQTHDRAVALGRELAAEMLAQGAAGLMGERAH
- a CDS encoding bifunctional uroporphyrinogen-III C-methyltransferase/uroporphyrinogen-III synthase translates to MSPTTLPAASPEHGHVTFLGAGPGDPGLLTLRAVEALAHADVLVAEHEVLDVVRTHARPGVAVVNTDPGPSSDLGPGTGTPQLTVVDGTSATVGVPAVRDAAHLVMEAARGGRRVVRAVSGDPGLDAYAAEEMLACAAAGVPFEVVPGVAAAVGVPAYAGVPLRDAQGADVRFVDARTASDRCWTEVGASDGTVVVSTTLDSVAAAAGELVSAGRKPDTPMTVTVAGTTTRQRTWTATLGTVAQTLKQAKVLPSPEGGRPVIAVVGERSAAARREQLSWFESKPLFGWKVLVPRTKEQAASLSDQLRSYGAVPHEVPTIAVEPPRTPQQMERAVKGLVTGRYEWIAFTSVNAVKAVREKFEEYGLDARAFAGIKVAAVGEQTAKALVAFGVKPDLVPSGEQSAAGLLEDWPPYDPVFDPIDRVFLPRADIATETLVAGLIELGWEVDDVTAYRTVRASPPPAETREAIKGGGFDAVLFTSSSTVRNLVGIAGKPHNVTVIACIGPATAKTAEEHGLRVDVMAPEPSVHKLAEALADFGMKRRAAALEAGDPVTRPSERRPGARRRRTTT
- the hemB gene encoding porphobilinogen synthase, translated to MTTYGSFPGSRPRRLRTSPVMRRMVAETRLHPADFILPAFVREGVSEPVPIAAMPGVVQHTRDSLKKAAAEAVAAGISGIMLFGVPEESKKDAVGTPGTDPDGILQVALRDVRAEVGDELLVMSDLCLDETTDHGHCGVLDESGRVDNDATLERYAEMAQVQADAGAHVVGPSGMMDGQVGVVRDALDQIGREDVAVLAYTAKYASAFYGPFREAVGSSLRGDRKTYQQDPANARESMRELALDLEEGADMVMVKPAGPYLDVLARVADAVDVPVAAYQISGEYSMIEAAAEKGWIDRDRAIVETLTGIKRAGAQNILTYWATEVAQRLGKGQSLL
- a CDS encoding ATP-binding protein, with protein sequence MPVWHLRDYHDDDLDQAIQVWDQSRQAGQDPVFPVSEVIAAAKAGQPAVVAVVGDELVGMAMAQAYGKRGWILLVALASRWRERGIGSALLTELERRLHALGVRHVSALLPAGAAGAQALENSGYRFRDDLTYYEKAEPPGAANADVLAALGGRFLPEGLWDAMAGMNREKQVVERRVVLPLKEPELADRYGVVPPKAVILFGPPGTGKTSFAKAVASRLSWPFVELFPSRLAADTSEGLAAALREAFAELSELDSVLLFIDEVEEIAGARSGKAVDPGHGVTNELLKLIPVFREQDARLLVCSTNSVRSLDAAFLRPGRFDYVIPIGPPDPTARSAIWTRYLTATADSIDLARLVAASELFTPADIEFAARKGAQAAFEREVTHRQGRPATTEDYMTAIADTRPTLTPRLIEEFTQDIQTYSRL